Genomic segment of Rhodocaloribacter litoris:
TGAGATAGCCCTGAACGGGATGGGCTTCCTGCGCTCGCCATCCTGCACCCTTTCTCGTGAAAGGATGAATCCGGATATCCGGCAGCCCGACCGTCATACGTGAGCCTCCGGGCGGGGTTTCTGGCCGGGCAGACCTCCTCATTTTCGTTCCCCCTCTTGCTAAAGGAGCCTTCCCCCACGTCGATACATGCCGTACCCGCCTGCTTTCCCCGACAGAATCATCTCGAATGCAAGGTCATGAAATATTTTTTCTTACGCCTCCTTCCCGTCGTGCTGCTGGTCGGCTTTTTCGCGGGCTGTGACGCCTTCAACAACGATTCCGGCGGTATCGTAACGCTGAGCGGCCAGGTGCTCGATGCCGAAACGAACAACCCGGTCTCCGGTGCCTTCGTAACGATCAAGCCGCAGAACCTGCTCGTCGAAACCGATTCGCTGGGGCGCTATGCGGTCGAGATCGAGATCGACAGTACGATGAGCCTGCAGGTCGTTGCCGCCAAGAACGGGTTCAACCAGGCGAGTGTGACGGTGCAGGTGCTTCCGGATCGGCTCGTGGAGGTTCCGACGCTTCGCATTACCCGGATCGTCGATGAAGAGCCGGTCTCCGGGCTGGCGTCCAACATCCTCTTGCTGGCACAATCCACCACCAGCATCGGCGTGAAGGAGAGCGGTTCGGAGGAGGTGGCCAAGATCACCTTCCAGGTGGCCGACTCGCTGGGCCGACCCGTGATTCTGGACAAGCAGGCCCGGGTTCGTTTCACCCTGGGCGTCCGGCCCGGCGGCGGCGAGTTCATCTTTCCCGAGTCCGCCCCGACGGACAACAACGGCCAGGTGACGGTGAACCTGTCCAGCGGCACGAAGGCCGGCGTCGTGCAGATCGTCGCCGAGACGGAGGTCGAGGGCCGGACGATCCGCTCGCTGCCCGTTTCGGTCTCCATCCACGGCGGCCTGCCCGACCAGACGCACTTCAGCATCGGTCCCGCCCGGTTCAACTTCCCCGGCCTGAACACCTTCGGCCTGACAAACGCGATCAGCGTCATCGTTGGCGACAAGTACGGCAACCCGGTCAAGCCCGGCACGGCCGTCTACTTTTCGACGACGCACGGCATCATCGAGGGGTCGACGCAGACCGACGCCCAGGGACGCGGCAGTGTCAGCCTGATCTCGGCCAACCCGCTGCCGGCCGACGGCGTCGCCGTCATCACGGCCACCACGGCCGACGAGAACCAGAACGAGGTCATCGGGCAGACACCCGTCGTCTTCTCGGGGATACCCGTGGTCATCGTCCACCCGGATACGGCCGCACTGAATCAGGAGTACAGCCTGACGGTTACCGATCAGAACGGTAACCCCCTCGCACAGGGAACGGTCATCAGCGTGCGCGTCGAAGGCACCAAGGTCAAGGGCGTCGGCCACACGGGCGTCACGCTCGACGACACGAAGTTCATCGGGGGCATGGCCTACGAAAACATCCTGCGCGGCCCCGGCATCACCGAATTCACGTTCCGGGCCGTCGAGGACCGGACGCTGGATGAGGACGGCACGCCGACGGTGGAGGCCATCACGATCCGGGTCTCCGGGCCGAACGGGGCCCTGGAGATCGTCCTGACCGCTTCGGGCGAAGCCCAGACCCGCACCGAAGGCGCCACCGTCGAGCGCCTGGGGGCCGACGTGGTCCGCGTCCGGGCCGGGAACCCGTGAGACCACCATCCTCCCGCACGAAGGGCCGGTGCGACGCTCCCACGCACCGGCCCTTTATTTTTGGCCCATCCCGCACGTATACTCCGCCGGTATGGCTCCTTGCCGCCCGCTCACCCGCTCCGTTCGCCATGATCCGCCTCCTGCTCGTGATGTCGCTGAGCGTCCTGCCCGTGACGGCCTGCCGGAGCCAGCAACCGGAGGCCGATCCGTCCACGAGCACCACTCCGCCGCCGGCCACAGACACGACCGGCGCCACGGACGGCGGCGCGATCGCCCTGCCTGCCTGGCGGCAGCACCTGCTCCTGCGCGAGGATGAGCGCTGGGCGGAGGCCCTGCGCATCCACTTCAACGCGCTCGTCGTCGACGGGCATGTGGATACGCCCATGCACCTGCTCGACGGGTACGAGCTGGGCCGGCGGCACCGGGCCTTCGAGGCGCACATCGACCTGCCGCGCCTGTTCGAGGGCGGGCTCGACGCCGCCTTTTTTTCGATCTACGTGCCGGCGGCGCTGGGAGAAGGTGCGGCGGCCGTGCGCCGGGCCCGGGCAATGATCGCCGAGGTCCGGCGGCAGGTCGCCGCCCTTGCGGACAGCGTCGAGATGGCCTTTTCGGCCGCCGACGTGCGGCGCATCACGCGGGCCGGCAAGAAGGCGGTGCTGCTCGGGCTGGAAGGCGGGCATGCCCTGGCTGCCTCGCCGGACACGCTCGCCGCCCTTTATGCCGCCGGCATCCGCTACGTCACGCTCACCCACGTCAACACGAACGCCTGGGCCGACGCCTCCCAGACGCCGCCCCGCCACGGCGGCCTCAACGAGCTGGGACGCACCATGATCCGCACGATGAACCGCCTCGGCGTGCTCGTGGACCTCTCCCACACCGCCGATGCCACCTTCTACGATGCCCTGGCCGTGAGCGAGGCCCCGGTGATCCTGTCGCACTCCTCGACGCGCGCCCTCACCGACGTCGTCCGCAACGCCTCCGACGACATGCTCCGCGCCCTGGCCACGCACGGCGGCGTCATCCTGATCAACTTTCACGAGCCGTCGGTCAACCGCCACCTGACGCCGGAAGTGATGGACGAGGTGTACCGCCGGCTGGGCGGGCGCACGGGCGACCTGCGCGGCCTCTGGAACACCATCGCCGAGGTGCGGCGCGAGCGGGGCCTGCCCCGGGCCACCCTCGACGACGTCCTCGCCCACATCGACCACGCCGTGCGCGTGGCCGGCATCGACCACGTCGGCCTCGGCTCCGACTTCGACGGGGCACCCATGCCTGCCGGCCTCGACGACGTCACCCGCCTGCCCTGGATCACCTACGGCCTGCTCCGGCGCGGCTACACCGAAACCGACCTCTACAAACTCCTTGGCGGCAACGTGCTGCGCGTGCTCGAAGCTGCCGAAACGACCGCCCGCCGTATGGCCGCCTCGCCCGAATGAACCGCACGGCGGGCGAAGCCGTGTGGAGGCTCGAGGGCGGTCCCGGCCCGGTCGTGGCACGGTGCGCCAGGCGGGCTACAGGCTCCCCGGCGGCAACGTGCTGCGCGTGCCCGAAGCCGCCGAAACGACCGCCGGGCCCAGCAACCGGTCCACAGCGGCCACGGCGGTGCGGAAGCGCACTTCGGGCGGGCCGGCCACGCGGACGAACGGCACGCCGCGCCGCAGCAGCTCAGCCTCGAACTGCCGCTGGAAGAACACCCGGGCTTCGGGGCCGTCGCGCTGCCCGGGGTCGGGCACCCACGGGATGTCGTCGGCCAGGAGCAGGTACAGGTCGCCCTGGTGTTCGTACGAGGCGGCGCGGACCCACGCCGGGCAGGTGCCGAAGAAGTGGGTCTGGTAGAGGACGGTCGAGATCAGGTCCGTGTCGAGGAAGAGGACGCGGCGCGCGCGGGGCCGCAGGGCCGCCACGGAGGCCAGGTGCCCCCGGGCGATGGCGTCCACGTCGTGCGCCTCGGGCAGTGCTCCCTTCTCGTCGACGAACCGCCGGAGGTACTCGGGCACCCAGACGGTGCCGTAGTGGCCAGCCAGCCGGCGGGCCAGCGTCGTCTTGCCGGTGGATTCGGCCCCGGTGAGCACGACCCGCTTCAGGCCGGCTCCGGCGCGGGCATCGTCCTTTTCCATGCGAAGTAGCCCGTCGTGGCGAGGACCAGGTAGAGGGCAAAGAGCACCGAGGTCAGGTACAGCCCCTTGTACACGTAGATGAACACATAGAGCGTGTCCACAGCGATCCAGAGGAGCCAGTTCTCCAGGATCTTGCGGGCCGTCATCCAGGTGGCAACGAGGCTGAAGACGGTGGTGGCCGAGTCCCAGTAGGGCAGGTCGGCGTCGGTGAAGCGGGCCAGGAGGTAGCCCATCAGGGCGGTGCCGGCAAGGCCGAGCAGGGCCGCGACGGCCGCCTGCCGTCTGGCGAGGCGCACCACCGGGGCCTCGCCGTCGTCCCGGCCGCCGTGAAGCCAGTAGTACCAGCCGTAGAGCGAGAGGCCGATGTAGAAGACCTGCAGGCCCATGTCCGCATAGAGCCGTACCTCCCAGAAGACGATGAGGTACGCCGTCACGCTGACGAGGCCGGCGGGCCAGCACCAGACGTTCTGCCGGATGTTGAGGAGAACGTAGAGCAGGCCGGCCGTGAAGCCGACCACCTCCAGCAGGTTGAACCCCTTGATGAACAGCTCCTGAAACAGCTCCACGGCGGCCCGGTGGCTTTGAAAGCAGGCAGGTGCGGAAATTAAGCCTGCAGGATACGAGCGTTCCCCTTTACCCTTCATGCCACGAAGGCACGAAGACACAAAGAGGCGGGCTTTTCTCCTGCCTGTTGACGCCCTACGCCTCCGCCTTCCGGCTCAGGGCGTGTTTCTTGCGCTCGTGCGGGTCGAGGTGGCGCTTGCGCAGGCGGATCGACCGGGGCGTCACCTCGATCAGCTCGTCCTCGCGGATGAACTCGATGGCCTCTTCGAGCGAGAGGCGGCGCGGGGGCACCAGCTTCTCGAAGGCGTCGGCCGAGGCGGCCCGCATGTTGGTCAGCTTCTTCTCCTTCGTGACGTTCACCTCCAGGTCCACGTCGCGGCTGTTCTCGCCCACGATCATGCCGGCGTAGACGTCGTCGCCGGGGGCGACGAACAGCTCGCCGCGCTCCTGCAGGCCGAGCACGGCATAGGCCGTCACCTTGCCGGGGCGGTCGGCCACGAGGGCGCCGGTGGTGCGGTGCACGATCTCGCCGGCCACCGGGCGGAAGCGGTCGAAAAGGTGGGTCAGGATGCCGGTGCCCTTGGTGTCGGTCAGGAACTCGGTGCGGTAGCCGATGAGGCCGCGGCTCGGGATCTCGAATTCCAGGCGCACGCGCCCGCTGCCGTGGTTGACCATCTTCGTCATGATGCCCTTGCGCAGGCCCATCTTCTGCACCACCACCCCCATGAATTCCTCGGCCACGTCGATCAGGGCGATCTCGAAGGGCTCATGCTTCTTGCCGTCGATCTCCTTGATGATGACCTGGGGCATGCCGACGGTGAACTCATAGCCCTCGCGGCGCATCTGTTCGATGAGGATGGCCATCTGCAGCTCGCCCCGCCCGTAGACGAGGAAGCGGTCCGGCGAGTCGGTTTCCTCGATGCGCATGGCCAGGTTGTTTTCGGCCTCTTTGAGGAGCCGGTCCCGCAGGTTGCGCGAGGTGACGTACTGGCCTTCGCGCCCGCTGAAGGGGCCGTCGTTGATGCGGAACTCCATCGACATCGTCGGTTCGTCGACGTGGAGGGGGGGCAGCGGCTGCGGGGTTTCAGCGTCGGCCAGGCTCTCGCCCAGCCCGATGCCGGTCATGCCGGCGACGGCCACGATCTCGCCCGGCCCGGCGGCTTCCACCTCCACGCGCTGGAGGCCTTCGTAGACGTAGAGGGCCGTCACCTCGGCGCGGGTGATGTGGCCGTCGCGGTGGCAGAGGCTCACGCGCCGGCGGTTGCGGAGGGTGCCCTGCATGACGCGCCCGATGGCCAGCGGCCCCCGGTAGGGATCCGGCTGCACGTTGGTGACGAGCACCTGGAGCGGGGCCGCCGGATCGCCCGCAGGGGGCGGGATGTGCCGGAGGATGGCGTCGAAGAGCGGGCGCAGGTCGGTCAGCGGGGCGTCCAGTTCCGCCGTGCACTGCCCGTCGCGGGCGACGGCAAAGAGGACGGGGAACTCGATCTGATGCTCGTCGGCGTCGAGGTCGATGAACAGGTCGTAGACCTCGTCGAGCACCTCGCGGGGGCGGGCGTCCTGGCGGTCGATCTTGTTGATGACCACGATGGCGGGCAGCCCCAGCGCCAGCGCCTTCGAGAGGACGAAGCGGGTCTGCGGCAGCGGCCCCTCGGCGGCGTCGACGAGCAACATGATACCGTCGACCATGCGGAGCGTGCGCTCGACCTCGCCGCCGAAGTCGGCATGCCCCGGTGTGTCGACGATGTTGATCTTGACGCCCTCGTACGTGACGGCCGTGTTCTTGGCCATGATGGTGATGCCCTTCTCGCGCTCGAGGTCCATCGAGTCCATCACGCGCTCCTGCACCTCCTGATTGGCGCGGAAGGTGCCGCTCTGCCAGAGCATGGCATCGACGAGGGTGGTCTTGCCGTGATCGACGTGGGCGACGATGGCGATGTTGCGCAGGCGGGTCGGGTTCATAGCCGGTTCGTGTAAAAAACGGACGGCCCGCGCCGGCGAGCCGCCCGGAGGGAAAGCGGGGAAGAAGGGGGAAGGCGGGCGTTTCTTTCGCGCAGCGGGCGTGCAGGTTCCACCCCGCCGTGCGAAATCTCGGTGAGCAGGGCTCCCGGCCGGCGGGGATGGCTCACTCGCCCGCCGGGACGGGCACGCCGCTTCGGGGACCCACCGTCGCTTCGATGTACTTGAGGATGCGGCGGTACTCGTCGGTCCAGCTCGCCGGTTCGGTGAAGCCGTGGTTCTCGACCGGGTAGACGGCCATCTCCCAGCCTTCCTTGCCGAGCTCGATGAGCCGCTGGGCCAGGCGAACGACGTCCTGGAACTGCACGTTGGTGTCCACCATGCCGTGCGCGATCAGGAGCGGGTCCTCGAGCCCTTCGGCGAAGTAGATGGGCGAGGAGCGGGCGTAGGCGAGCGAGTCCTCGACGGGCGTGTTCAGGATGTTGGACGTATAGGTGTGGTTGTAGTGGGCCCAGTCGGTGACGGCGCGGAGGGCGGCCCCGCCGCCGAAGTGCTCGGGCTCGGTGAAGAGGGCCATCAGCGTGATGAAGCCGCCGTAGGAGCCGCCGTAGATGAAGATGCGCTCGGGGGGGATGCCGTAGGCCTGCCCGAGGTAGCGAGCGGCGTCGACGTAGTCCTGCAGGTCGCGCCCGCCCATGTGGCGGTAGATGGCCGTGCGCCAGTCGCGCCCGTAGCCGGCCGAGGCGCGGTAGTCCACGTTCATCACGTAATAGCCGCGCTCGACGAGCAGGTTGTGGAACATGTACTCGCGGAAGTAGCTGCTCCAGCCTTTATGGACGTTCTGCAGGTAGCCCGCGCCGTGGACGAACAGGACGGCCCCGCCGTTGGGCGCCTCGGGAACGAAGAGCTGGGCGGGGACGGCGGCGCCGTCGGAGGCCTCGAAGCGGATGATCTCGCCCGTGCGCCAGGGGTAGGCGGCCCACGCCTCCGTCGGTGAATGGGTCAGGCGCCGGGGCGCGTCTCCGGGCGTCTGGAAGAACAGGTCGGGCGGGCGGTTGGTGAACGAGTAGCGGTTGGCCATCCGCCGCTCGTCCGGTGCGAGGGCGACCTCGTTGAAGCCCTCCATCGTGGTCAGCCGGGTGCGCGGCCCGCCGTCGACCGGCATCCGGTAGAAGTGTCGCTCGAAGGGCGAGCCCTCGCTGCTGGTGAAGAACCAGGTGCGGCCGTCGCGGGAGAGCATCGGGTCGAACACCTCGAACGGCCCGTCGGTGAGCTGGCGGACCTCGCCCGTGGCGACGTCGACGGTGTAGAGGTGGCTGTAGCCGGTGCGCTCGCTCTGGAAGAAGAAGCGGCGGTTGTCCGGGAGCCAGCCCAGGGTGCTGCGGCCGCCGAACCACGAGATGCCCGGCCCGGCGATCCAGGCCTCGTCCGTCTGCCGGTCGAGCACCGCCAGCGTGGCCGTTTCGGGGTCGAGGCGGGCAATCCAGCGGTCCTTGTTGTCGCGCGTGCGCACTTCCACGACGGCATAGCGACCGTCGCCGCTCCAGTACGGGCCGTAGGCGTAGAGCAGCCGCTCCTTCTTCGACGAGTCGGGCTGCACGCCTTCGTCGCGCCGGTGGGCGGGGACGACGTCGTAGGCGCCGGGAAGCCGGTAGAGGTCCACGGCGTAGGTGGTGTCGCGCGCGAGGTCCTGCACGTACAACTCGGCGCGGGCGCCGGGCACGCCCACCTTGGCGCGGGCCGTCAGGTCCTCGGCATAGCCGCTCTCGGTGACGTAGTTCTGCACGAGCGTGGGCTTGCGCGGGGCCTCGTCGGAGAGGACGAACGTGACGAAGCGGCCGGTGGGGTCGAGCCGGAGCTGGCTCAGGTTCCGGTCGCCCAGGTAGAAGGTGGGCGGCGGGTCGTCGGCGCGGCGGTCGCGCTCCCGGGCCTTTTCGCGGGCCTCGCGCTCCTCCTTCTGCTTGCGAAGGTAGTCGAACAGGTGGAGCTGCTGCGCGCGGAGGAAGGCATCCTGTGCATCCGGGTCGGCGTCTTTCGGGGCCTTGCCCTTGCGCAGGTCGGTCAGCTGCCGGAGCGCGCCGGTGGCCAGGTCGAGAAGGAACAGGTTGTCGTCGCGGACGAAGACGACGCCGGTGCCGTCCGGGGTGAAGCGGGGGTCGCTTTCCTGCTCGCGGGTGTCGGTCAGCCGGGTGCGGGTGCGGCGCTGGCGGTCGTAGAGGAAGAGGTCGCCATCGTGTTCGTAGACCTTGCGCCGGAAGGCCGCGTCGTAGACGTGCTCGCCGTGATGCCACCCGTCGAAGCGCGGGTCACGCAGCACCCGGCGGCGCTCGTCGGGAGGCACTTGCTCCGGCGTGTTGCCCTCGCGGGTGACCCGGTAGAGCGAGTCGGCGGGGAACCGGCCCTGCGGGTTCCACCAGAAGTAGAGCGTCGTGCCGTCCTCGGACCACCAGGGGCTTGAGGGGCTGTCGCCGACCCACGAGGCGGGGTCCTGCATGATCTGCTCGACGGTGAGCGGCACGGGCTGGGCCGTCGCCTGTATAACGCAAACAAGGGCCGGTAGCAAAAAGGCGAGAAGGATGACAGGGAAACGCATGGGCGGGCAGGGCCTGGTGTAGGGAAAATAGAGACGGGGAATAAAGATACGGGATCGCCGGGCTATGGGCTACCGGCCGGCCGACTGCCACAACCCGGCCTCGGCCCTTCGGGACTCCTGTCATTGTTCGTATCATGGGTTTCGCAGGATGTGTTTTGTTGTGCGCCCGCTGGATCGCGCGCAGATTTGCGGGATGAACAGGGTGGCCCGGGATGCATGCTTTGACACGGCGAACCTTTCTGATGCGGAGCAGCGTGGCGTGCCTGGGGCTTGCGCTTTCGGCTCCGGAGAACATGGTGCGTGGAGAAAGCGCGGCCGTCTTCGACAGCCATGCGGGTACGTCCTCCCGGGACCGGCCGCTCACGCTTTTTCTGGCCGGGGACGTCATGACGGGACGGGGGGTCGATCAGATCCTACCGCACCCGGTGGATCCCCGGCTGCACGAGGCGTACGTGAAGCGGGCGGACACGTACGTGCGGCTGGCCGAGGCGAAGCACGGGCGGATCCCCACCCCGGTGCCGTACCCCTACGTCTGGGGGGAAGCCCTCGACGAACTGGCACGGGTCCGTCCGGATGCCCGGATCGTCAACCTGGAGACGGCCGTCACCACGAGCAACGACTGGTGGCGCGGCAAGGGCATCCACTACCGGATGCACCCTGCCAACGTCCCCGTTCTCACGGCTGCCGACCTCGACGTCTGCGTGCTGGGCAACAACCACGTCATGGACTGGGGCCACACCGGGCTCCGGGAAACGCTGGCCGTGCTGCGTGCGGCGGGCCTGCGCACGGCCGGTGCAGGCCTCGACCGGGAGGAGGCGGCTGCACCGGCGGTGCTCGAGACCCGGACCGGGCGGGTGCTGGTCTTCTCCTACGGTACCCCGGACGCGGGCGTGCCACCGGCATGGGCAGCCGGGACGAATCGGCCCGGTGTCAACCTGCTCCCGGCGCTCGACGCCCGGGGTGCCCGGCAGGTCATCGACGCGGTCCGGACCCACCGGCACACGGGGGATCGGGTCGTCGTCTCCCTCCACTGGGGTGCCAACTGGGGCTATGCCATCCCACCGGCACAGCGGGACTTCGCCCACCGGCTCGTGGACGCGGGCGCCGCCGATGTCATCCACGGGCATTCCTCACACCATCCGAAAGGCATCGAGGTCTACCGGCGCCGGCCCATCCTCTATGGTGCCGGCGACCTGATCAACGAC
This window contains:
- a CDS encoding dipeptidase, producing the protein MIRLLLVMSLSVLPVTACRSQQPEADPSTSTTPPPATDTTGATDGGAIALPAWRQHLLLREDERWAEALRIHFNALVVDGHVDTPMHLLDGYELGRRHRAFEAHIDLPRLFEGGLDAAFFSIYVPAALGEGAAAVRRARAMIAEVRRQVAALADSVEMAFSAADVRRITRAGKKAVLLGLEGGHALAASPDTLAALYAAGIRYVTLTHVNTNAWADASQTPPRHGGLNELGRTMIRTMNRLGVLVDLSHTADATFYDALAVSEAPVILSHSSTRALTDVVRNASDDMLRALATHGGVILINFHEPSVNRHLTPEVMDEVYRRLGGRTGDLRGLWNTIAEVRRERGLPRATLDDVLAHIDHAVRVAGIDHVGLGSDFDGAPMPAGLDDVTRLPWITYGLLRRGYTETDLYKLLGGNVLRVLEAAETTARRMAASPE
- a CDS encoding AAA family ATPase; this encodes MEKDDARAGAGLKRVVLTGAESTGKTTLARRLAGHYGTVWVPEYLRRFVDEKGALPEAHDVDAIARGHLASVAALRPRARRVLFLDTDLISTVLYQTHFFGTCPAWVRAASYEHQGDLYLLLADDIPWVPDPGQRDGPEARVFFQRQFEAELLRRGVPFVRVAGPPEVRFRTAVAAVDRLLGPAVVSAASGTRSTLPPGSL
- the pnuC gene encoding nicotinamide riboside transporter PnuC; amino-acid sequence: MELFQELFIKGFNLLEVVGFTAGLLYVLLNIRQNVWCWPAGLVSVTAYLIVFWEVRLYADMGLQVFYIGLSLYGWYYWLHGGRDDGEAPVVRLARRQAAVAALLGLAGTALMGYLLARFTDADLPYWDSATTVFSLVATWMTARKILENWLLWIAVDTLYVFIYVYKGLYLTSVLFALYLVLATTGYFAWKRTMPAPEPA
- the typA gene encoding translational GTPase TypA, encoding MNPTRLRNIAIVAHVDHGKTTLVDAMLWQSGTFRANQEVQERVMDSMDLEREKGITIMAKNTAVTYEGVKINIVDTPGHADFGGEVERTLRMVDGIMLLVDAAEGPLPQTRFVLSKALALGLPAIVVINKIDRQDARPREVLDEVYDLFIDLDADEHQIEFPVLFAVARDGQCTAELDAPLTDLRPLFDAILRHIPPPAGDPAAPLQVLVTNVQPDPYRGPLAIGRVMQGTLRNRRRVSLCHRDGHITRAEVTALYVYEGLQRVEVEAAGPGEIVAVAGMTGIGLGESLADAETPQPLPPLHVDEPTMSMEFRINDGPFSGREGQYVTSRNLRDRLLKEAENNLAMRIEETDSPDRFLVYGRGELQMAILIEQMRREGYEFTVGMPQVIIKEIDGKKHEPFEIALIDVAEEFMGVVVQKMGLRKGIMTKMVNHGSGRVRLEFEIPSRGLIGYRTEFLTDTKGTGILTHLFDRFRPVAGEIVHRTTGALVADRPGKVTAYAVLGLQERGELFVAPGDDVYAGMIVGENSRDVDLEVNVTKEKKLTNMRAASADAFEKLVPPRRLSLEEAIEFIREDELIEVTPRSIRLRKRHLDPHERKKHALSRKAEA
- a CDS encoding S9 family peptidase, which gives rise to MRFPVILLAFLLPALVCVIQATAQPVPLTVEQIMQDPASWVGDSPSSPWWSEDGTTLYFWWNPQGRFPADSLYRVTREGNTPEQVPPDERRRVLRDPRFDGWHHGEHVYDAAFRRKVYEHDGDLFLYDRQRRTRTRLTDTREQESDPRFTPDGTGVVFVRDDNLFLLDLATGALRQLTDLRKGKAPKDADPDAQDAFLRAQQLHLFDYLRKQKEEREAREKARERDRRADDPPPTFYLGDRNLSQLRLDPTGRFVTFVLSDEAPRKPTLVQNYVTESGYAEDLTARAKVGVPGARAELYVQDLARDTTYAVDLYRLPGAYDVVPAHRRDEGVQPDSSKKERLLYAYGPYWSGDGRYAVVEVRTRDNKDRWIARLDPETATLAVLDRQTDEAWIAGPGISWFGGRSTLGWLPDNRRFFFQSERTGYSHLYTVDVATGEVRQLTDGPFEVFDPMLSRDGRTWFFTSSEGSPFERHFYRMPVDGGPRTRLTTMEGFNEVALAPDERRMANRYSFTNRPPDLFFQTPGDAPRRLTHSPTEAWAAYPWRTGEIIRFEASDGAAVPAQLFVPEAPNGGAVLFVHGAGYLQNVHKGWSSYFREYMFHNLLVERGYYVMNVDYRASAGYGRDWRTAIYRHMGGRDLQDYVDAARYLGQAYGIPPERIFIYGGSYGGFITLMALFTEPEHFGGGAALRAVTDWAHYNHTYTSNILNTPVEDSLAYARSSPIYFAEGLEDPLLIAHGMVDTNVQFQDVVRLAQRLIELGKEGWEMAVYPVENHGFTEPASWTDEYRRILKYIEATVGPRSGVPVPAGE
- a CDS encoding CapA family protein — its product is MHALTRRTFLMRSSVACLGLALSAPENMVRGESAAVFDSHAGTSSRDRPLTLFLAGDVMTGRGVDQILPHPVDPRLHEAYVKRADTYVRLAEAKHGRIPTPVPYPYVWGEALDELARVRPDARIVNLETAVTTSNDWWRGKGIHYRMHPANVPVLTAADLDVCVLGNNHVMDWGHTGLRETLAVLRAAGLRTAGAGLDREEAAAPAVLETRTGRVLVFSYGTPDAGVPPAWAAGTNRPGVNLLPALDARGARQVIDAVRTHRHTGDRVVVSLHWGANWGYAIPPAQRDFAHRLVDAGAADVIHGHSSHHPKGIEVYRRRPILYGAGDLINDYEGIEGYEAFRSNLRLLYFPALDENGALLSLEMVPVQIRRFRLERAPEAAVHWLAEVLDRESRRFGTRVEVTPRGRLALRWNTP